A stretch of DNA from Acidobacteriota bacterium:
TGTCATGCACCACGGACGATCTCCACGATGGCGGAATGGATCGAGGCCGGTCCGGCCAACAGTGCGGCCTCGAGCGGGCCGCAACTCGGCAAAGGATGCGGCGGCGCGCTGAGGCGCTTCAGGTGCCGGATCGCCCCGGGCCGCGCCTCGACGATCTGCGCGACGACCTCGGCGCCGAACGCCGAGAACCCCATGCCCTCTTCGACGATCAGCAGCCGCCCGCTCGCCCGCACCGACTCGACGACGGGCCGGCAGTCGAACGGATACAACTGCACGGGACAGATCACCTCCGCCACGATCTCTTCCTGATCGAACACGGTTTCGATGGCCTGTTCGACCTCGACGAGCATGCCGCCATAACAGAGGACCGTCACGTCCGGCGGCAGGTCGCTCCGGATCCGTGTCACCGGAAACCGCTCGGCGGTGTGCTCGACGACGAAACCGTCGGGATCATGCTCTGCCAGCCGCTGCGCATACAGCAGCTTGTTCTCGATGACGAGCGCGAATCGATCGAGCGTGTCGAACAGCTCGTCGTAGACGCGCCCGGGGTCGTACCGATGGTGAATCGCCAGCACCTGCGTCTGCGGCAGCCCGAGGAAGTGCTTCTCGAGGGACTGGCTGTGCGTCGGTCCGTATCCGCGCTTGCCGCCCATTGGCGTCCGCACGATGAGCGGCACCTGCACCTGGCCGTTGTACATGTACGGGAACTTCGACGCGTGGTTGATGATCTGGTCGGCCGCGAGCGTCAGGAAGTCGCCGAACATGATCTCGCAGACCGGACGCAGGCCGTTCATGGCCAACCCGATCCCCAGGCCGACGATCGCCGCCTCGCTGATCGGCGTGTTCAGCACGCGCGCGGGATGGCGATCGCTGAGACCGCGCGTCACCTTGAACGCCCCGCCGTACGGCGATCGAATGTCTTCGCCGAGCAGCACGATGCGCGCGTCGCGTGCCATGTTGCGATCGAAGCTCGCGCGGAGCGTTTCGACGACGCGCGCACGCTCGCGGGGGCGACTCGCGGACACCCAGACGGGATCCGCGATCCGCTCCGGCACGTCGCCGCCGCCGGCCGTCGAGAACGGGGCCTGACGCGCGGTCGCCACCGCCCGATCGAGCCGGTCGCGGATGTCCGCATCGAGCGCCTGCGCCTGCGCATGCTGCGAGAGAAAGAGGGCCACCGGATCCTTGGCCCAGTACGCCTCGACCTCCGCGCGATCGCGGTCGTCGTCCCCCTTCGAGTGCGCCATGAGACGGTAGGTGTCGATCTTGACGAACGCCGGCCCGCGTCCGCTGCGCACGTGGTCCAGCGAGGCACCGACGACGTCGGCCAGCTCCTCGGGCTGCCACGTCGAGCCCGCTCGCGCGTGCAGGCCGAACGCCATCGCACGTTCGAGCACGCCGCCGGCGAGCGTCTCGGCCTGCGGCGTGCTCTGCGCGTACAGGTTGTTCTCGAGGACGATGCACAGCGGCAGGCGCCACTTCGACGCGATGTTCATCGTCTCGTAGACGACGCCTTCGCCGAGCGTGCCGTCGCCGATGAACACCACCACGACGTGCGCAAGGCCGCGCTGCTGGTGCGCCAGCGCAAGGCCGGCCGCAATGGGGACGATGCCCCCTTGCACCCCGTTGCTGAAGAACCCATCGCGGCAGATGTGCTGGCTGCCGCCGCGCCCGCCGCACACGCCCGTCACGCGTCCCATGATCTCGGCGAGCAGCCCCTCGACGTCGCCCGTCCGCGCGAGGTAGTGCCCATGGCACCGGTGATTGCTGAACACCTGGTCGCCGGGGGCGAGATGCCGGGCGACGGCCAGGCCCGAGAGCTCCTGGCCGATGCAGGTGTGCACGGTGCCGAACAACTGCCCTTCGGAGAACAGTTGAAGCAAACGCTCTTCGAACCGGCGAATGAGCAGGGCCTCCGCGTACATCACCCCGCCCGCCGCCGCGGACAGCTCCTGCGAGGCCTCCACGTGGCGCGGGGTCAACTCTGGAATGCGCGACATCGGCTCCTCTCTCGCTCTCGACGCGTAGGCGTCAGTTGACACGGACCGAGGTGGTCGATTGCGGTACGAACACCCGCCGCACGACCTCCGCATGGGCGTACGCCCGCCTGACGAAGACGTGGAGCGTGTCGGTCGTTCCGGTCGGCACGCTGCCGACATGCTCGTAGTCCTCGCCGAAGCCCGGCGTCCGTGCGACGATCAGGGTCACGCCGCCGCCGCTGCGCGAACGGCCGGGATCAGCCAGAATCCTCGGCCCGTACGAGTCGACGTCGAGCACCCATTGCTCGCCAGCGATCTCGAACGGCTCGCCCGCGAGCCGTCGATCGGGAGAGGGCCGCTGGAGATTCATATCCGGCAGCACCAGCAGATCCGGCTGTCGGCGGGCCACGTACTCGGCCGTCACTCCCTCACGCGCGATCACTCGGTCGTTCAACCCGATGAGATCGAGGACCGGCAGCCGAGAGAAATACGCGAGCGCTCCCACGTCCGCCGTCGCCACGAGCGGCGGCGGCTGGAGCCGCGAGAGCGGTTCGAGCCGGCGTCCCAGCGCGACGAGATCGTGCTGCGCCGCGAAGTACGGCACCCAGCCGGGATAGATCGTTTCGCGCAGGCGGGCATTGCTGAGCGCCGTCGTCGCGAGCACGGCGGCGACGAACGCTCCGCTCGCGATGGTTCCGCCGAGGCGCGACGACCGCGCCGGCTGCATCAGCACGGCGATGCGGGCGGCTCCCACGAGGAGGATCGGCAGGGTCACGATCAGAAAACGGTAGCCCTGCCCCATGATGGGATCGATTCGCGTGAAGACGAGGCAGAACACGGCGGCCGGCACCAGCAAGAGCATCGCAATGGCATCACGCGCCACCCGCCACGGTCCGATGATCAGCGTTCCGAGCGCAATGAAGAGGATTAACGGCCACACGAGCCCGAGGTACGTCCTGACATACTGAGCCCCCGGGAACCCATCGGCCACGACCTTGACGTGCATCGTGTTCGGCACGACGTCGCCGAAATAGGCCCATCGCGCCGCGGTGATCGCGGCGAGCAGCGCGCCGGCGACCAGCGCGCCGGCGACCAGCGCGCGTCGAGGCGGTCGGGTCCAGACGGCCATGACCAGCCAGAGCGGCCCGAGCAGCGCCACGGCATCCGGCCGCACGGCAATCGTCACGACCGACCCCACCGCCAGCACCAACGCCCGTCGGGTCGTCAGCGGCCGGAGGACCACCGCGACCACGGCGAGCAGGACCGCGACGAAGACCATCGTCTCCAGTCCGTGAAAGACATGGAAGGCGAAGAGACCGTTGACGGCCAGCGCGCCCGCGATCACCAGGCTGCCGAACAGCACCTGCGGGCGATCCTCGCCGGCCTCGCTGGCTGCCGACCGAACCAGCACGGGCATCACCCACACCAGGAGCAGCACCCACGCGACCTGCGAACTCGCAGGCAACGTCACGTCCGGCGCGAGCCCGGCGAGCCGACGCATCGCGGCACCCAGCGCCACCGAGGCCGCACTCGTGAACCCCTCCACTGGCGCCTCGCCTGCATTCCACCGAAGGCCGGCGCCGCTGCCCCAATGCTCGGCGTACCGATACGTGATGTACGTGTCGTCGAACACGAACGTGCCGAAGAGCCGCGCCCAGCCGACGTAGGCGCCGACGCTGACGAGCGCGAGCAGGGCCGTGAGCCCGATGCGCTTTGGCGCCATGGTCATACGCGATCGGCGAACGAGCTCTCCATGCGCTTGAAGTAGTAGGCCCCACCGACGAGAACCACCGCGGCGACGGCCGCTGAGACGGCGACCATCGGACCTGGCGTCCCGCTCTGACCGAGCAGCGCCCACCTGAAGCCCTCGACGACGCCGCTCATCGGGTTGACGCCGTACCACGTGCGCCACGGGTCGGGAATCTCACGGCTGGAGTACGCGATCGGCGTCGCCAGCATCCAGAACTGCACGATGAACGGCACGACGTACTTCACGTCGCGGTACTCCACGTTCAGCGCCGACAGCCACAGGCCGACGCCGAGCGCCGTCGCCAGCGCCAGCAGCAGGAACGCCGGGAGCCAGATGACGTTGACCGTCGGATAGACGCCGTAATAGGCCATGAGCAGGAGCAGCACCGCAAAGGCGATCACGAAATCGACCACACCGGACAGCACCGTGGCGATCGGGATGGCCAGACGCGGGAAGTACACCTTTCGCAGAAGGTTGGCGCTGCCAGCCAGGCTGTCGGCCGACTGCGTCAGCCCGTTCGCGAAGAACGTCCAGGGCACGAGCGCGGCGTAGGCGAACAACGGATAGGGCAAGCCGTTCGACGGGATCTTCGCGAGCCAGCCGAAGAACAGCGTGAAGACGACCATCGTGAAGAGCGGCTGGATGATCGCCCACCCGGCGCCGAGCGCCGTCTGCTTGTAGCGGACTTTCACGTCGCGCCAGATGAGGAAATACAGCAGCTCGTGGTAGTCCCACAGATCGCGAAGGTGGAGGCGGACCCAGCCGCGCGGCGGCGCGAGCCGGACGTGAGCAATCGGACGAGCGTGCATCTGATCGACGGACATCGAGGTCTACCTTGCCGTGTCGGGCAGGTCATCGGCGTCCTGCCACGCACCCGAACGGCCGCCGACGGCCGCCGCCACCATCCGGCGCCGCGACGCGATGTGCGCCTCGGCCTCGGCGTTGCGCCGCAACAGCGCCGGATCCGGCGTGAACGACGGCACGACCCGGCTCAGCGCGGCGACGACCGCGCTCGCCTCGCCGAGCTTGGCGAGGCGAATCAACTGATCGAGCTCAACGCTCAAGTGGTCGGCGCCCCTCGGACGGCTCGCCACGCGCAGCACCTTCTCCACCGGCGACGGCGTCAGCTCCTCTTCGTCGGCGTGCAGGCGCTCCGACAGCTTCTCACCGGGCCGCAGGCCGACGAACTCGATCTTGATGTCGTCGGGCCCGAACCCGGACAACCGGATGAGGTTGTCGGCCAGCGTCACGAGCTTGATCTGCTCGCCCATGTCGAGCACGTAGATGTGATCGCCTTCGCCGAGCGCGGCGGCGTGCAGCACGAGCTGGACGGCCTCCGAGATCAGCATGAAGTAGCGCTCGATCTCCGGGTGCGTGACGGTCACGGGGCCGCCCGCGTGAATCTGCTTGAGGAACCTGGGCACGACGCTGCCGTTGCTGCCGAGCACGTTGCCGAAGCGCACGGTCGTGAACCGCGTGCCGCCGAACGGCGCCAGCGCCTGCACGGTCAGCTCCGCGACGCGCTTCGTCGCGCCCATCACGCTCGTCGGCTCGACGGCCTTGTCGGTGGAGATCAGCACGAACCGTTCGATGCCGTGCCGCTGGGCGGCGGCGGCCACCATGCGCGTCCCCATGACGTTGTTCTTCACGGCCTCGCAGCAGTTGAACTCCATCAGCGGCACGTGCTTGTGCGCGGCCGCGTGCAGGATGATCCGGGGCTGCCAGCGTGACAGCACGGCGTCGAGCCGGGCCTCGTCCGTCACGTCGCCGATGACCAGCTCGGTGCGCACATCGGGGAACGTGTCCTCGAGGTCGTGCGCGATCGTGTACAGGCTGTTCTCGTAACGCTCGAAGAGAATCAAGCGGCTGGGCCGGAACGCGGCGATCTGACGGCACAGCTCGGAGCCGATCGATCCGCCGGCGCCCGTCACCATAATCGACCGTCCTTCGATCAGCTCGCGGACCGGCCGATCGTCGAGCCCCACCGGCGGCCGCGCCAGCAGGTCTTCGATCGACAACTGCCGGATCTGGCTCACCGCGATCTTCCCGTCGATGAGATGGCGCAGCGGCGGGACCGTCGTGATCGGGACGCGGAACGGGCGAAGGACCCGCACAAGTTCCTGCGCCAGCGCCGTCTCGCGCTGCGCGACCGCCATGAGCACTTCGTCGGGCCGCGTCCGGGCGATCGCGCGCGGCAGATCCGCCAACGTCCCGAGCACCGGCACCCCGTGGATCCGAAGCCCGCGCTTGGTGCGGTCGTTGTCGAGGAAGCCGACGGGACGGTAGTCGCGGTAGTTCGACATGTCCCGCACGATCATCTCGCCCATGTCGCCCGCGCCCACGATCAGCACGCGCTTCCCGTTGCCGCTGCGGACGATGTCCCGGTAGATCCGCGGCACCAGGCGCAGCCCTCCGAGCACGAACACGAGTAGCAGCGCGTCGATGATGAACACGGATCGCGGGTAGTCCACGTACCCGAAGTACCGGTGCACGAGCGCGTACGCCGCCACCGATCCGCCGGCGACGCCGGCCATCAGGTTCCGCAGATCCCACATGCTGGAGTAGCGCCAGAGCCCTTCGTACAGCCGGAACGGCACGAAGAGGACGGCGCGGATCGCGAGCACCCAGGGCAGCATCGACCACCAGAGCCACAGCTCCCTGGCGGGGATGACGCCATCGAACCTGAGCCAGAACGCCGCGTAGCTCGTCGCGACCGGTGCCGCCAGGTGCACGGCGACGACGAGCGGCCGGCGATACCGGAGCAGACCGGCCCGCGTCCATCGAGCGAGCGTCAAGACGACGGCACGCAGTGCGTCGGAGGAGGATTGAAAGCGAGTCATGGTTGAACCACTGCAGGCGCGGCAGTCGCCGCGGCGCGGCTACAGATTCAGAGGGCCGTCCCCGTCGCCCCGCGTCAAGTGGCAGTCCTGCACCTGGGTGCCCGGCATCCCGAGCTCACGACGGAGCGCCGGCGAGACGGCGAACAGGTAGTTGGACGTGTGCTCGGAGAAGCCCGCGCGTCCAAGCGCCGTCGTCCAGATGCCGGACGCCTGGTTGCTGACGATCAGATCCACACCGCGCCCCGCCAGCATCTTCGTCGCCGCCGCGATCATCGGATCCGCATCGTCCGGGTCGCCGAAGCAGTCCACGATCGTGCCGACGCGGAGGTTGCCGAAGTACGAATGGCCGCGCATCCCGGTGTCGAGGGCGATGACCCAGCCGGTCAGGCGCGGACCGCGGCGGTACGCCCAACGCAGAAACCGTGATCCCGCGGGATACAACTGCGCGATCGTGTCCGCATCCCGGCGGGCCGCGAACCGATAGACGCCGCGGTGACGCTCCCAGAGGGCCGTGCACTGCGGATCGCCGTCGCCGAGCTCGTGAAGCGGCCCGAGCTCACCGCCTGCGCGCTCGCCGCCCGCTCGTTCGGCGACGGCACGAACGGCAGCGCGCGCTCGACGGGCCGCGACGACTGACGCCGCGGCGGCAAGGCCCGAGAACGCCGCCACGTCGAGCGCGAGCCGCCGCCACGGCGTCCGGCGGACGGCGTCGAGCCCGCGCGCCACGCGAAACGGGCGGACGAGCTTGAAGAGAAACGGCACCGGCGCGATCTCCCACCCCAGCGCCAGCACCAGCTTCGCGATCGTCTGGTCGCGGCCGCCGATCCCCAATCCGAAGAGCAGCGGCTGGCGCCGTGAGGCATGCGCGAGCAGTTGTGCCCCGACCATGCTGTACTGCCGGCTGATCAGCCCTTCGGACAACGGCAACTGCAGGAATCCCGCCGTGCGCTCGCGTCCGTTGATCCAGAACGTTTGCTCCTGCACCAGGTAGCCGCCGCGCACGTGCGCCTCGCGGTCCACAGCGACGAAGGCGTGCTTGCGGACCGGCGCGGGCTCCTCCGGCGGCAGCGCATCAGGGAAGCGGTAGGTGATCCCGCTCTCGGACAGGCGCCGGTTGAACGCGTTCAAGGCACCCGCGTGATCGGAACTGTAGGGGGCGATCGCGATTCCCATCTCAGACGTGAGACGCGCCTTCGACGAGCTCGATCAACCCGGCCGCTCGGCTGAAGAGCCACGCGATGCGTCGTCCATCGAACGCCGGCGCGGGGACGGGCCGGGCGAGCTGTACCAGACCGGCACGACGCGCTTGTGAGAGCGCACGGTCCAGATCCGGCACGCGGAAGCAGAGGTGCACGAGCACTTGCCCCTTCGTGAGGCTGTTGTCGATGGGCGACGCGCTGCCGAGCGGCTCGATCAGCTCGATGCGCACGCCGCCCCAATCGACGAACGCGACGCTGACGCGCTGCACCGGGTCCTCGATGACCGCCGTGTTCTCGTCTGCGAGATCCCGAATCGAGCGCACGGCCATCCCGACGTGATCGAAGACCGCGGCGCTGTCCAGCCAGGCGGGATGCGTCACGAGGCCACCTCGATTGCCTCATGGATCTCCACGTGGTCCGGCTTGGGGTACGGCGTCGCCAGATCCCACACGAACCGGTGCTCCGCCACGTGCGACAGACCCGAGCGTTCGAGAAACCTGAGACACGGGCGGTTCTTGGCGGTCGGCACGAACGTCGCGCCGAGCGTCGTCGCGCCCCGCTGTCGCGCGGCGTCGGCGACGATGTGCAGCATCACGTCCTCGATGTGGCGGCCGAACACCCGGCAGCTCAGGACGAAATCGACGATCTCGGCGCGGGGACCATCGATCTCGACGCTGGCCAGCCCGGTCAGCCCCGCATCACCGAACCGGTCCATGGCGCGGAACGTCCAGAACGCGCGCGCCGGATCTGCCGCCCACGTTTCGAGCGCGGCCGCGTCGAGCCGCCGCGTGCTGAGGTTCATCTGGTTGGTCTTGTTGAGCAACTGCGCGGCGCGCGGCAGCGTCCTCGGGCTGAGCCGCTCGACATGGACCGACAGGTCCAGCCTGGCGAGCCAGTCCTCGACCGAACCGGCGGCATCGCGCTCCCGCTCGCGGTCCCGCTCCGCAACGTACGCGCGCGTCCGTTCGCGATCCTCGTCGGTCACCGCGACCGAGTTGAAGCAGGTCAACCCGAGCAACGCGTCGACGTAGAGGAGCGGGCTGGCCGGCCACTCGGGCACGAGCACGTCCGGCAGGGCCTCCCGCACGCGTCCACGCTCGGCCGGGTTGTCGTCGATGAAGACCATCGCGTCGAGCCCGACGTTGAGCTGTCGGGCGAGCACGGCCACGTTCGCGGCCTTGTCGTCCCAGTTGATGCGCCAGCCGGCAAGGTCGCGCTGCCGGAGGATCATCTCCGGATGCCGATCGATGGCCTCGAGCGCGGTGGCCTCCTCGTTCTTGCTCACGACCGCCAGCATCACACCCCGCGCGGCGAACGCCAACAGCGCGCGCTGGAAGTCGCAGTAGGCCTCGCCGACGGCATCGTGCCCGCCGAGCCGCAATCCCGCCCATCCCACGTCGCCGACGATGCCGCCCCACAGCGTGTCGTCGAGATCCAGGACGATGACCTTTCGCACCTGTCCAACCGACGCCTGGAGCGCGCCCTTCACGTCCAGAACCGCGCGACGGAAGACGTCCGTACCGAACGGAATCTTCGCCGCGTACCAGAGCTTGGCTTCGTCGGGCCGGCGCTCCGCCGGCATCCAGCGGCTCGAGTCGAGCAACACGACGCCAGGCAGGGCCGCGACGAGCTCGGACAGCCGCAGGTTCATGTGCAGGAGCGCGTGCGCGGCGCCTCCTCGCGGCGACAGCGCCAGCGCGCCGAAGGCGCGGCCGAGCGGCGGCAGCGACCAGCTCATGACGATGAGGCGGCCACTTCGATCGCGAAGCCGTTTCAGTTCTCCGCCGAACGCGTCGACATCATGGAGGATGTCCGTCAGGCGGCCGTCGCCACGGGTCAGCAGCGCATCGTACGCCGGGCTCACGCGTTCGGGCCGGGTCCACACGACCGCCACGTCTGCGTGCGCCTCGTCCTGCGCCTCCGTCCACGCCGCCGCGCTGGGGCCGGCGCTGCGCGCATCGATCACCGGCGACCCAGCGTCGCGCGTCAGCAGCGATGCGAGATTCGCGGCATTGAAGTCGGCCAGCACGACGAGCGGCGTCCGTTCACGCGACATCCCGGTCCCCGGCGCCGAGGCGCAACAGATGCTCGACGAGCGACGCGACCGTCCGAAAGGCGCCGGCGCCCGGGTCGAAGCGTTCGTCGGCGAGCAGGCTCACCGGCGAGCGCAGCACCGCTTCGACGCGCGGCTCGAGCGCCACGATCAAGTTCACGACCCCCAGCGAGTCGAGCCGGCCAGCCTCCCCGACGAGCTCCGTTTCGAGCGTCTTCGGCAACTGATCGGTGGCGGGTCTGAGCGCGTTGACCTCGTCGATCGCGTCGAAGACCGCCGTCGTCAGCGCCTCACGAATCTCTGACATCCCGTTCATCCTCACCGTCTCGCCCGGCGCAGGTGGTCGGTCACGCGAAAGGGCGCGAGCGAGCCCGACACCTTCGCCCGAACGACCGCGGGCGTGTCCGTTGTGTAGACCTCGACGCGCGGCAGTTCCAACGGCCGGCTGGCCGCCGTGGCGAGCCCGAGGTCGGTCGTCATGGACGTGACGAAGCCCGCGTCCGCGACGGCGGCCACATACGCAGGGGTGACATGCCCGAGGCGCGAGCTCCCGTACGGATACGCGTACGACGCGATGCGCTCACGCCCGAGGCGGGCGGTCAGCACGTCCCGGCACTGCCCCGCCTCGTCAGCCATTTCCGTCGCCGTCAGCTCCAGACCGCTGCGGTGCCGGTGCGAGTGCCCGCCGACCTCGACCAGACCAGACCGCAAGCAGCGTTCGATCGACGGCCAGTCGATGGCGCGCCAGGCCGAGGCCGGCGCATCGGCCGCGTGCCGCCCTCCCCACCGGTCGAACGGCATCGGCGCCGGCTGGCCGATGTAGGCGGTCACGACGAAGAGCGTGGCCTTCGCACCGTAGCGCTCCAGGATCGGCAGCGCTTCGTCATGGAAGTTCTGGAAACCATCGTCGAACGTCAGGCACGCGAGCGGGCGACGGCGCGCCTCATGCCCGGCCAAGAGCGCGGGCAGCTCGTGAGCCCACACGAGGTCCGCGTGCTCGACGAGCGCGGCGATCTGTTTGTCCAACATTTCGGGATGCACGTTCCAGTCGTCGAGGCGCGGCTCGCTCACGCGCGCACGCGAGACGCGGTGATAGACCAGGATGCACACGGACGGATCGGGACGCGGCCCCGTCGTGCCGCGCAGCAGCACGCTCGCGATTCCCGCGGTTCGCTTGACCGCACGCTTGGCGACCAGCACGGACATGTCAGCTCGATCTAGATCGTGCCTGCGGCGGCCGGGACGACGGTTCGCACGCCACCGGCCGCGCGCCGAACGGCGTCGATGACGTCCTGGACGTCTCCGTCGGTCATCGCGGGATAGATCGGCAGCGACATGATGCGCTCGTAGATGGCCATGGCCGTGGGGAACGCCTCCGCGACGTAGCCGAACCGGTCGCGGTAGTACGGGTGCAGGTGCAGGGGGATGAAGTGCACCGACGTCCCGATGTTCGCGTGCCGGAGCGCGTCGATGACGCCATTGCGCCCGCCCGGCACCGCCGCCGGATCGATCTCGATCACGTACAGGTGCCAGGCGTGCTCGCGATCGGCACGCAGGCGCGGAACGGCCACGCCGGGCAGGTCGGCAAACGCCGCATCGTACTGCTGCGCGATCGCCCGCCGGCGCGCGAGGAACTCCTGCTGCCGCCCGAGCTGCGCGAGGCCGAGCGCCGCGGCCACGTCCGTCATGTTGTACTTGAAGCCCGCCTCGAGGACTTCGTAGTACCACGACCCTTCCGCGGTGTAGCGCTTCCAGGCGTCCTTGCTGATGCCGTGGAGCGACATCATCCGCATGCGGGCCGCCAGCGCCGCATCCTGGGTCGTCACCATGCCGCCTTCGCCCGTGGTGAGCGTCTTCGTCGCGTAGAACGAGAAGCACGTGACGTCGCCGAGCCGCCCGACCGGCGTGCCCCGGTACGACGCCGGCATCGCGTGCGCCGCGTCCTCGATCACGCGCAGGCCGTGCCGGCGCGCCAGCTCCAGGATCTCGGTCATGTCGCACGCCTGCCCGGCGTAGTGCACCGGCAGGATCGCGCGGGTGCGCGGCGTGATGGCGCGGGCCACCGCGTCAGGGTCGAGGTTGTAGGTGTCGCGCTGCACGTCCACGAGCACGGGCTTGGCGCCAAGGTAGATCGCCACCTCGGCCGTCGCCGTGAAGGTCAGCGTCGGCACGATGACCTCGTCGCCGGCCCGTACGCCGGCCGCTTCGAGACCGAGGTGCATCGCGGCCGTGCACGAGTTGACCGCGACCGCGTGCTCGGCGCCCACGGCCGTGGCGAATTGCGCCTCGAACTCGCGCACACGCGGGCCCGTCGTCAACCACCCGGACTTCATGGTCTCGACGACCGCCGCGATCTCGCCGTCGTCGATCGAAGGCAGGTGGTACGGAAGAAACGTTGATCGCATATCCCTCTCGATCCGGCTACTGCCGGGACGCCTCCAGCGGCACGCGGAAGTTCGGATCCGCTCGGCGGTTGCGGCCGGCGATGAGCAGGAGCACGTCGGCCATGAGTGTCAGGTCGGTCATGAACGTCCGGGTACGTTCGTACTGCAGATCCACGGCGATCTTCAGCGGCATGACGAACCGCGCGTAGGCGTCGTCGGGGTTCGGATGCCCGGCCAGGGCGCGCGCCTCGTCCGCGTAGACGAGCTGCGACAGGCTGGCCAGCCCTGGCGTGGCGTCGAGGATCGCGCGCTCGGCGTCGCTGTAGCGGGCGACGAATCGAGGGACCTCGGGCCGCGGCCCGATGATGCCCATGTCGCCGCGCAGGACGTTCCAGAGCTGCGGCACCTCGTCGATCTTCAACGTGCGGAGCACACGGCCGACCGGCGTGATCCGCGCGTCGTTGATCGACGTGACCTGAGCGCCGCTGGCCGGACGCATGGTGCGCAGCTTGTACAGCTCGAACGGGCGTCCGCCTCGGCCGATCCGCACCTGGCGGAACACGACGCTCCCGGGCTGGCTCAGCCGGATCGCCAGCGCGCCGAGCGCGAGCGGCACGCTCCCGACGACGAGCCCGCCGAGGGCGAACGCGCAATCGCAGGCGCGCCGCAGGCGCGCGCCGCGACGCATCGGCACACCGGCGGCCGTCTCGTGTCCGCGGCTCACCGGCTCGACCGCACCGCGAAGTCGGGCTGCCGGCCGGCCCCTTCGTTCGAAGCGCTTCCCCATCGATTCCGGAACGCGGCCAGGCCGACCAGAAATCCCCAGCCGTACGACAGGTGCAGGATCGCGAAGGCCGCCGACAGCGCCGACAGCGCGCGCCAGCGCGCCAGGCGCCGCGCCGACAGCGCCGTCGCGGCGAGGTTCGCCCCGACGTAGGCGACGATCGTCGCCGTGAGCGGAATCCGCGTCCACGGCGTCAGCGCGCTGCCGGCCAACAGCGAGACCACGAAGGCGAACGGCACGAACTGCCGCCAGCGCATCTGGCGGGGGTGTTTCTGCAGCACGCGCACCTTCCAGTAGCCGTACTGGAAGTACTGCCGCCACAGCGAGCGCAGTGAGCTGCGGCTGAAGTACCGCGAGCGGACGTCAGCGGCGAGCAGCAGCCGGCCGCCCATCTTCCGCAGCCGGTAGTTGTACTCGTCGTCCTGGTTGCGCACGAGCTCCATGTCGAACGGCCCCACCTTCTGCAGGACCTCGCGCGTGTACGCCGGGAACGCCACCGTATCGACGATCATCGTCCGGTCCGAGACCGTCCGGAACGCCGAGTTGCCGACGCCGAACGGCGAGCTCATCGCGACGGCGATGGCGGCTGCGGCGTCGGTCTGCCCGACCGTCTCGAGCGGGCCGCCCACGCCGTCGGCCTCGCCGCGCACGAGGTGCTCGACACAGCGGCGGACGTAGTCGGGCGCGACCTCACAGTGGCCGTCGACGCGGATGATGATGTCTCCCGTCGCTTCGGCGATCGCCAGGTTCAGGCCCGTCGCCACGATGCGCTTCGGATTGGGGATCACGCGCACCCGGCGGCCGGCGCCCGTCAGGCGCGAGACGATCTCGAGCGTGCCGTCGGTCGACGTGCCGTCGGCCACGAG
This window harbors:
- a CDS encoding pyruvate dehydrogenase, translated to MSRIPELTPRHVEASQELSAAAGGVMYAEALLIRRFEERLLQLFSEGQLFGTVHTCIGQELSGLAVARHLAPGDQVFSNHRCHGHYLARTGDVEGLLAEIMGRVTGVCGGRGGSQHICRDGFFSNGVQGGIVPIAAGLALAHQQRGLAHVVVVFIGDGTLGEGVVYETMNIASKWRLPLCIVLENNLYAQSTPQAETLAGGVLERAMAFGLHARAGSTWQPEELADVVGASLDHVRSGRGPAFVKIDTYRLMAHSKGDDDRDRAEVEAYWAKDPVALFLSQHAQAQALDADIRDRLDRAVATARQAPFSTAGGGDVPERIADPVWVSASRPRERARVVETLRASFDRNMARDARIVLLGEDIRSPYGGAFKVTRGLSDRHPARVLNTPISEAAIVGLGIGLAMNGLRPVCEIMFGDFLTLAADQIINHASKFPYMYNGQVQVPLIVRTPMGGKRGYGPTHSQSLEKHFLGLPQTQVLAIHHRYDPGRVYDELFDTLDRFALVIENKLLYAQRLAEHDPDGFVVEHTAERFPVTRIRSDLPPDVTVLCYGGMLVEVEQAIETVFDQEEIVAEVICPVQLYPFDCRPVVESVRASGRLLIVEEGMGFSAFGAEVVAQIVEARPGAIRHLKRLSAPPHPLPSCGPLEAALLAGPASIHSAIVEIVRGA
- a CDS encoding ABC transporter permease, whose product is MSVDQMHARPIAHVRLAPPRGWVRLHLRDLWDYHELLYFLIWRDVKVRYKQTALGAGWAIIQPLFTMVVFTLFFGWLAKIPSNGLPYPLFAYAALVPWTFFANGLTQSADSLAGSANLLRKVYFPRLAIPIATVLSGVVDFVIAFAVLLLLMAYYGVYPTVNVIWLPAFLLLALATALGVGLWLSALNVEYRDVKYVVPFIVQFWMLATPIAYSSREIPDPWRTWYGVNPMSGVVEGFRWALLGQSGTPGPMVAVSAAVAAVVLVGGAYYFKRMESSFADRV
- a CDS encoding polysaccharide biosynthesis protein — its product is MTRFQSSSDALRAVVLTLARWTRAGLLRYRRPLVVAVHLAAPVATSYAAFWLRFDGVIPARELWLWWSMLPWVLAIRAVLFVPFRLYEGLWRYSSMWDLRNLMAGVAGGSVAAYALVHRYFGYVDYPRSVFIIDALLLVFVLGGLRLVPRIYRDIVRSGNGKRVLIVGAGDMGEMIVRDMSNYRDYRPVGFLDNDRTKRGLRIHGVPVLGTLADLPRAIARTRPDEVLMAVAQRETALAQELVRVLRPFRVPITTVPPLRHLIDGKIAVSQIRQLSIEDLLARPPVGLDDRPVRELIEGRSIMVTGAGGSIGSELCRQIAAFRPSRLILFERYENSLYTIAHDLEDTFPDVRTELVIGDVTDEARLDAVLSRWQPRIILHAAAHKHVPLMEFNCCEAVKNNVMGTRMVAAAAQRHGIERFVLISTDKAVEPTSVMGATKRVAELTVQALAPFGGTRFTTVRFGNVLGSNGSVVPRFLKQIHAGGPVTVTHPEIERYFMLISEAVQLVLHAAALGEGDHIYVLDMGEQIKLVTLADNLIRLSGFGPDDIKIEFVGLRPGEKLSERLHADEEELTPSPVEKVLRVASRPRGADHLSVELDQLIRLAKLGEASAVVAALSRVVPSFTPDPALLRRNAEAEAHIASRRRMVAAAVGGRSGAWQDADDLPDTAR
- a CDS encoding VOC family protein, which translates into the protein MTHPAWLDSAAVFDHVGMAVRSIRDLADENTAVIEDPVQRVSVAFVDWGGVRIELIEPLGSASPIDNSLTKGQVLVHLCFRVPDLDRALSQARRAGLVQLARPVPAPAFDGRRIAWLFSRAAGLIELVEGASHV